The Streptomyces sp. Mut1 genome window below encodes:
- a CDS encoding M14 family metallopeptidase → MPIAPRGGGRRPPRRGRVRNLALAAASAALAVPLIAVPSDAARTAPPRTGFEVSAGARWTGQAEEAALLAGLGGHGDRVAVRRIGTTAQGRPLRLVRVGSRDPDALTVLLVCGQHGDEPAGREACLTAVRDLVYATDARTRALLARTEILVVPTANPDGLAAGTRGNADGVDINRDHLALRTAEARAVAAVLRDHEPDVIEDLHEYEATAPYYDKDLFVLWPRNPNTVARLHAEARDLAERWVRPAALDAGFSSGVYGEWTDPDTGRVVKRIGGDGQERILRNIAGLKHAVGLLAESRTDALTVPERADAALGNRRRVTSQLTVLKALLRYADERRGSIAAATAASRAAGLADRGPVHLGGVDGGAPEPGGTPDDPPCGYRLTREQYARVGHELALHGVTSRPDGDGVYVPLRQPARNLIPLLLDVRAAYHLTKGQPDTAC, encoded by the coding sequence ATGCCGATCGCGCCGAGAGGCGGCGGACGGCGGCCGCCCCGGCGCGGCCGCGTCCGCAATCTCGCACTGGCGGCCGCGTCCGCCGCCCTGGCCGTCCCCCTGATCGCCGTGCCGTCGGACGCCGCCCGCACCGCCCCGCCCCGTACCGGCTTCGAGGTCTCCGCCGGGGCCCGCTGGACCGGGCAGGCCGAGGAGGCCGCCCTGCTGGCGGGCCTCGGTGGACACGGCGACCGGGTCGCCGTGCGGCGGATCGGCACCACCGCGCAGGGGCGCCCGCTGCGCCTCGTCCGCGTCGGCAGCCGCGACCCGGACGCGCTCACCGTGCTCCTGGTCTGCGGCCAGCACGGCGACGAGCCCGCCGGACGCGAGGCCTGCCTGACCGCGGTCCGCGACCTCGTGTACGCCACCGACGCGCGCACCCGCGCCCTTCTGGCCCGGACCGAGATCCTCGTCGTGCCCACCGCCAACCCCGACGGCCTGGCCGCCGGGACCCGGGGCAACGCGGACGGCGTGGACATCAACCGCGACCACCTCGCGCTGCGTACCGCCGAGGCCCGTGCCGTCGCCGCCGTACTGCGCGACCACGAGCCCGACGTGATCGAGGACCTGCACGAGTACGAGGCGACCGCGCCGTACTACGACAAGGACCTGTTCGTCCTGTGGCCGCGCAACCCCAACACCGTCGCCCGGCTGCACGCCGAGGCGCGGGACCTGGCCGAGCGGTGGGTGCGCCCCGCCGCGCTGGACGCCGGATTCAGCAGCGGTGTCTACGGCGAGTGGACGGACCCGGACACCGGCAGGGTGGTCAAGCGGATCGGGGGTGACGGCCAGGAACGCATCCTGCGCAACATCGCCGGCCTCAAGCACGCGGTCGGACTGCTGGCCGAGTCCCGTACCGACGCGCTCACCGTGCCCGAGCGCGCCGATGCCGCCCTCGGCAACCGCCGCCGCGTGACCTCGCAACTCACCGTGCTCAAGGCGCTCTTGCGCTACGCCGACGAGCGGCGCGGGAGCATCGCCGCCGCCACCGCGGCCTCCCGTGCGGCCGGACTCGCCGACCGCGGGCCCGTCCACCTCGGCGGCGTGGACGGCGGGGCCCCGGAGCCGGGCGGGACGCCGGACGACCCGCCCTGCGGATACCGGCTCACCCGTGAGCAGTACGCCCGGGTCGGGCACGAACTCGCCCTGCACGGCGTCACCTCCCGGCCCGACGGCGACGGCGTGTACGTGCCCCTGCGGCAGCCCGCCCGGAACCTGATCCC